A genomic stretch from bacterium includes:
- the pheS gene encoding phenylalanine--tRNA ligase subunit alpha yields MDPEATLEEARQRIEACEDAAALKDALRDYVGKKGAISAMLAEIPKLDPADRKAHGQKANALKQSILALVEARQSALDASKLDAARRADDFDPTLPPPPAPRGSLHPITQVTRELEDLFVSMGYEVLDGPEVELDHYNFEALNITRDHPARDSQDTFYCDEIGTLVLRTHTSPVQVRAMEGRTPPFRVIAPGRVFRQETTDASHDHTFYQMEGLVVGKDISVAHLIGAMKTLLRGIFGRDLDVRLRPGHFPFVEPGFELDARCPFCSDGCSVCKGTTWIELLPCGLVHPNVLRAGGVDPEEWSGFAFGLGLSRLVMLRHNIDDVRHLLDGDVRFLEQF; encoded by the coding sequence ATGGATCCGGAAGCCACGCTCGAAGAAGCGCGCCAGCGCATCGAGGCGTGCGAGGACGCGGCGGCGCTCAAGGACGCCCTTCGCGACTACGTCGGCAAGAAGGGCGCGATCTCCGCGATGCTCGCCGAGATCCCGAAGCTCGATCCCGCCGACCGCAAGGCCCACGGCCAGAAGGCCAACGCCCTCAAGCAGTCGATCCTCGCGCTGGTCGAGGCGCGTCAGTCTGCGCTCGACGCGTCGAAGCTCGACGCGGCGCGGCGGGCGGACGACTTCGACCCGACCCTGCCCCCGCCGCCCGCCCCCCGCGGCAGTCTGCATCCGATCACGCAGGTGACCCGCGAGCTCGAAGACCTCTTCGTCTCGATGGGCTACGAGGTCCTCGACGGCCCCGAGGTCGAGCTCGACCACTACAACTTCGAAGCGCTCAACATCACCAGGGACCACCCGGCCCGGGACTCCCAGGACACCTTCTACTGCGACGAGATCGGGACGCTCGTCCTCCGCACGCACACCTCCCCCGTCCAGGTCCGCGCTATGGAAGGCCGCACCCCGCCCTTCCGCGTGATCGCGCCCGGCCGCGTCTTCCGGCAGGAGACGACGGACGCGAGCCACGACCACACCTTCTACCAGATGGAAGGACTCGTCGTCGGCAAGGACATCTCCGTCGCGCACCTGATCGGGGCGATGAAGACGCTGCTGCGCGGGATCTTCGGTCGCGACCTCGACGTCCGGCTGCGCCCGGGCCATTTCCCCTTCGTCGAGCCGGGCTTCGAGCTCGACGCGCGCTGCCCCTTCTGCTCCGACGGCTGCTCGGTCTGCAAGGGCACGACCTGGATCGAGCTCCTGCCCTGCGGCCTCGTCCATCCGAACGTCCTCCGTGCGGGCGGCGTGGATCCGGAGGAGTGGAGCGGCTTCGCCTTCGGTCTCGGCCTCTCGAGACTCGTCATGCTCAGGCACAACATCGACGACGTACGCCACCTGCTGGACGGCGACGTGCGCTTCCTGGAGCAGTTCTGA
- the pheT gene encoding phenylalanine--tRNA ligase subunit beta, with amino-acid sequence MYVSMKWLSRHVDLSDISPEQLANDLTLSTAEVEGVERFAPQLHDVVVGHVQVKEAHPDAEKLSVCTVDVGQDETLTIVCGAPNVAAGQKVAVATVGTTLPGDFKIKKSKIRGVPSFGMICSIRELELGDEHDGIWVLPEDCAVGAPVAVALGVDDWIIEIDNKSLTHRPDLWGHRGIAREVAAIYELELLPLDTSLPETGAGTPYPISIETPGCSRYVGLPIDGVKPGPSPDWLRWLLLAVGQRPIDLLVDLSNFVMMDLGQPNHVFDRNRLEADGGGRGIVVRNARNGETIETLDGEARTLRDTDLLICAGDTPVALAGIMGGEGSKVADETDSLLLEVATFEATTVRRTSTHVGLRTDSSARFEKSLDPTLPLAAAGHFARLLSEIHPEASFPAPPTDVGSWTDPASTIELRFERVRTALGKRLPNEEIRRILERLEFGIEDGTHGQSVDLYDVHVPSFRATKDITIEQDLVEEIGRIHRYGNIDEKPLHFDIVPPPRDERRLLVRQLQDRLAGGARFHENLSYSFIDDGLLEKLGELEAPHVSVINPVNQSESKIRRNVAPSLLPRLEANRRNRTDVRLFEIGKAYEPENGNDRGEPKERHLLALAWAGQRPGEKAGYAENRLMGLQAIVNDLVRSRGCGTPQWSADGDRPAWAHPGKCLFLRLDGTDEVVGVVAEIEPGLAPQLGLSGDLDSEVAVGELCLDALLAASLSGTGYEPLPKFPGIKVDVAVSCDESMSAGALIDLIEQAGKKQVADVELFDLYRGESIGAGRKSLAFHVLLQSETKTLSDKDEAKFLKRFEKLVGDAGGELRKG; translated from the coding sequence ATGTACGTCTCGATGAAGTGGCTGTCGCGCCACGTCGATCTCTCGGACATCTCGCCGGAGCAGCTCGCCAACGACCTGACCCTCTCGACCGCGGAGGTCGAAGGCGTGGAGCGCTTCGCACCCCAGCTCCACGACGTCGTGGTCGGCCACGTCCAGGTGAAGGAAGCCCACCCGGACGCGGAGAAGCTCTCGGTCTGTACCGTGGACGTCGGCCAGGACGAGACGCTCACGATCGTCTGTGGGGCACCGAACGTCGCGGCCGGACAGAAGGTCGCCGTCGCGACCGTCGGCACGACGCTCCCCGGCGACTTCAAGATCAAGAAGTCGAAGATCCGCGGCGTGCCCTCCTTCGGGATGATCTGCTCGATCCGAGAGCTCGAGCTCGGCGACGAGCACGATGGGATCTGGGTCCTGCCAGAGGATTGCGCGGTCGGCGCACCGGTCGCCGTCGCCCTCGGCGTCGACGACTGGATCATCGAGATCGACAACAAGTCGCTCACCCACCGCCCCGACCTCTGGGGCCACCGCGGCATCGCGCGGGAGGTCGCCGCGATCTACGAGCTCGAGCTGCTCCCCCTCGACACCTCGCTGCCTGAGACCGGAGCCGGTACGCCCTACCCGATCTCGATCGAGACGCCGGGCTGCTCCCGCTACGTCGGACTCCCGATCGACGGCGTGAAGCCCGGCCCGTCGCCGGACTGGCTCCGCTGGCTCCTGCTCGCGGTCGGCCAGCGACCGATCGACCTCCTCGTCGATCTCTCCAACTTCGTGATGATGGACCTCGGCCAGCCGAACCACGTCTTCGACCGGAACCGACTCGAAGCCGACGGCGGCGGCCGCGGGATCGTCGTGCGCAACGCGCGGAACGGCGAGACGATCGAGACCCTCGACGGCGAGGCCCGCACCCTTCGCGACACGGATCTCCTGATCTGCGCCGGCGACACCCCGGTCGCGCTCGCCGGCATCATGGGCGGAGAAGGCTCGAAGGTCGCCGACGAGACGGACTCCCTCCTGCTCGAGGTCGCGACCTTCGAGGCGACGACGGTCCGCCGGACGTCGACCCACGTCGGCCTGCGGACGGATTCGTCCGCGCGCTTCGAGAAGTCCCTCGACCCCACGCTGCCCCTGGCGGCGGCGGGCCACTTCGCACGCCTGCTCTCGGAGATCCACCCCGAGGCGTCGTTCCCCGCGCCGCCGACGGACGTAGGCAGCTGGACCGATCCGGCTTCGACGATCGAGCTGCGCTTCGAACGCGTCCGCACGGCCCTCGGCAAGCGGCTCCCGAACGAGGAGATCCGTCGGATCCTGGAACGCCTCGAGTTCGGGATCGAGGACGGCACCCACGGGCAGAGCGTCGATCTCTACGACGTACACGTCCCGTCGTTCCGCGCGACCAAGGACATCACGATCGAGCAGGACCTCGTCGAGGAGATCGGCCGGATCCACCGCTACGGCAACATCGACGAGAAGCCCCTCCACTTCGACATCGTCCCGCCGCCCCGGGACGAGCGACGCCTCCTCGTGCGCCAGCTCCAGGATCGACTGGCCGGCGGCGCGCGCTTCCACGAGAACCTCTCGTACTCGTTCATCGACGACGGTCTGCTCGAGAAGCTGGGCGAGCTCGAAGCGCCCCACGTCTCGGTGATCAATCCGGTCAACCAGAGCGAGTCGAAGATCCGCCGCAACGTCGCGCCGAGCCTCCTCCCGCGGCTCGAGGCCAACCGACGGAACCGGACCGACGTCCGGCTCTTCGAGATCGGCAAGGCCTACGAGCCGGAGAACGGCAACGATCGCGGCGAACCGAAGGAGCGCCATCTGCTCGCGCTCGCCTGGGCGGGTCAGCGGCCGGGTGAGAAGGCGGGCTACGCCGAGAACCGGCTGATGGGCCTCCAGGCGATCGTGAACGACCTCGTGCGGTCGCGGGGCTGCGGCACGCCGCAGTGGAGCGCCGACGGAGACCGACCGGCCTGGGCCCACCCCGGGAAGTGCCTCTTCCTGCGACTGGACGGGACCGACGAAGTCGTCGGTGTGGTGGCCGAGATCGAACCGGGTCTGGCACCGCAGCTCGGACTCTCGGGTGACCTCGACAGCGAGGTCGCCGTGGGCGAGCTCTGCCTCGACGCGCTGCTCGCGGCGTCGCTCTCGGGCACGGGCTACGAGCCGCTCCCGAAGTTCCCGGGGATCAAGGTCGACGTCGCCGTCTCCTGCGACGAGTCGATGAGCGCGGGCGCGCTGATCGACCTGATCGAGCAGGCCGGCAAGAAGCAGGTCGCCGACGTCGAGCTCTTCGATCTCTATCGCGGGGAATCGATCGGTGCCGGGCGCAAGAGTCTCGCCTTCCACGTCCTGCTGCAGAGCGAGACGAAGACGCTCTCGGACAAGGACGAAGCGAAGTTCCTCAAGCGCTTCGAGAAGCTGGTGGGCGACGCGGGCGGAGAGCTGCGCAAGGGCTAG